A region of Argentina anserina chromosome 5, drPotAnse1.1, whole genome shotgun sequence DNA encodes the following proteins:
- the LOC126794695 gene encoding uncharacterized protein LOC126794695, with protein MVGIFSRFSVNKASHRRTQSAIDEREVLPPNSEATGAATAAATVSHGIEVAVEFKPVEHPMEPLDNDRPIQCPLPEPSILNDGRIWKERVSATVPRRGDLPVMMEGESLEPEAAVPKPRNTRPNRMILPSLSAPEHNILNLLEECNAASGI; from the exons ATGGTGGGTATTTTCTCAAGGTTCTCTGTCAACAAAGCCAGTCATCGACGCACCCAGAGTGCCATT GATGAGAGGGAAGTGCTGCCCCCTAATTCGGAGGCTACAGGTGCAGCAACTGCTGCGGCCACTGTATCTCATGGGATTGAAGTAGCAGTGGAGTTTAAGCCAGTTGAACATCCAATGGAGCCTCTTGACAATGATAGACCGATTCAGTGCCCGCTACCTGAGCCTTCCATTCTCAAT GATGGAAGAATTTGGAAGGAGAGAGTATCAGCAACTGTGCCAAGGAGAGGTGACTTGCCAGTAATGATGGAAGGCGAGTCTCTTGAACCTGAAGCTGCTGTGCCAAAACCAAGAAATACACGGCCAAATCGCATGATTTTACCATCTCTTAGTGCCCCTGAACATAACATTCTGAACTTACTAGAAGAATGTAATGCCGCCTCTGGGATCTAA